The following proteins come from a genomic window of Polaribacter dokdonensis:
- a CDS encoding ferritin-like domain-containing protein has product MKYSEKVSNQLNELLEKNYDAEKGYLNAAENVDSTRLKIFFKNRASERSEFAKNLRTEILSYGQIPEDSGTFTGSMHRNWMSLKSLFSSNDEEAILEEAIRGEKANYDEYCEILKDNEFAPSTEKLLDRQKIKIQSAINSLMVEEELA; this is encoded by the coding sequence ATGAAGTATAGTGAAAAAGTTTCGAATCAATTAAACGAATTGTTAGAGAAGAATTATGATGCAGAAAAAGGGTATTTAAACGCTGCAGAAAATGTAGATAGTACAAGATTAAAAATATTCTTTAAAAATAGAGCTTCAGAAAGAAGTGAGTTTGCCAAAAACTTAAGAACCGAAATTTTATCTTATGGACAAATTCCAGAAGATAGTGGAACCTTTACAGGATCTATGCACAGAAACTGGATGTCTTTAAAATCGTTATTCAGCTCAAATGATGAAGAAGCCATTTTAGAAGAAGCCATTAGAGGTGAAAAAGCAAATTATGACGAATATTGTGAAATATTAAAAGACAACGAATTCGCACCAAGTACAGAGAAATTGTTAGATAGACAGAAAATTAAAATTCAGTCTGCAATTAACTCATTAATGGTAGAAGAAGAGTTAGCATAA
- the dnaE gene encoding DNA polymerase III subunit alpha, whose amino-acid sequence MYLIFDTETTGLPKSWNAPITDTDNWPRCIQIAWQLHDEMGNVLEHNDFLIKPDGFNIPYDAERIHGISTELAEKEGISLEEGLRLFNEVLQKTKFVVGQNVEFDLNIMGCEFHRLATKTNLNQLPVLDTCTEKTALLCQIPGGRGGKFKLPTLTELHKHLFGIDFAEAHNATADVEATTRCFLELIRIREFTKEQLDVDTDYFKNFSEANPKPIQLIGLKHINLKKESDKIRKRLEKLKDTKETISTSEGLAELKDVQFAHLHNHTQFSVLQSTMQIGNIVKAAAKDNMPAVAMTDTANMMASFHFVSAVLNHNKSAETPMKPIIGCEFNVCEDHKNKSQKDNGYQVVLLAKNKKGYHNLAKMSSIAFVDGFYYVPRIDKEIIKKYKDDVIVLTGNLYGEVPSKILNLGEKQAEEALLWWKEEFKDDFYIELMRHNQQDEKIVNETLLKFSKKHNVKIVATNNTFYLEKKDANAHDILLCVKDGEKQATPKGKGRGYRYGLPNEEYYFKSSDEMKTLFADLPEAIINIQEIVDKVEIFTLARDVLLPAFDIPDEFKDAKDDEDGGKRGENNFLKHLTFEGAKIRYGEITQEIKERLDFELEVIEKTGYPGYFLIVEDFIREARKMDVAVGPGRGSAAGSVVAYCLWITNIDPIKYDLLFERFLNPERVSMPDIDIDFDDEGRGRVMDYVIDKYGANQVAQIITYGTMAAKSSIRDTARVLDLPLFEADRIAKLIPGIKLKNIFGDDPKSKGKVDGLRAEEKQLVEELRNMSFGSDLVSETINKATILEGSVRNTGIHACGVIITPGDITNYVPVALAKDSDMYVTQFDNSVVESAGLLKMDFLGLKTLTLIKDTVKIVKAKHDVDLDPENFPLDDEKTYELFQRGETVGIFQYESPGMQKHMRSLKPTVFADLIAMNALYRPGPMEYIPSFINRKHGTEDIEYDLPAMEEYLAETYGITVYQEQVMLLSQKLADFTKGEADVLRKAMGKKQIAVLDKMKPKFIEQAGKNGHDEEKLEKIWKDWEAFASYAFNKSHSTCYAWIAYQTAYLKAHYPAEYMASVLSNNMKDIKAVSFFMEECKRMGLEVLGPDINESYLKFSVNQEGAVRFGMAAVKGVGAAAVRAIIAERKENGNYTSIFDLAKRVDLRAANKKSFDSLIKAGAFDSFSDTHRAQYFATDEKGITFLERAMKFGSKYQENENSAQVSMFGETSTVQFPEPDIPECETWGTMELLSQEKEVIGIYISAHPLDDFKNEMIFCNASLKYFKGDLAKYVGMNLSFAGIITEVQHRVSKAGKGWASFFIEDYGDSNEFRVFGEDYLKFKHFLVPNSFLFVRATIQAGWTNKEGVQGEPRIKFTEFKLLHDIMDTLCKKITIKMSVDDVNEESILNLESILRNVNGTQSLNFTIWDAKEKIELSLPSRNTKIKISSELLATLDKQQINYKLN is encoded by the coding sequence ATGTACTTAATTTTTGATACTGAAACTACAGGTTTACCTAAAAGCTGGAATGCCCCAATTACAGACACAGATAATTGGCCAAGATGCATACAAATTGCTTGGCAATTGCATGATGAAATGGGTAATGTATTAGAACATAATGATTTTTTAATTAAACCTGATGGATTCAACATTCCTTATGATGCAGAAAGAATTCACGGAATTTCTACAGAACTAGCAGAAAAAGAAGGTATTTCTTTAGAAGAGGGTTTGCGCTTATTTAATGAAGTTTTACAGAAAACCAAATTTGTTGTTGGGCAAAATGTAGAGTTCGATTTAAATATTATGGGTTGTGAGTTTCATAGATTAGCCACAAAAACAAACTTAAACCAATTGCCTGTTTTAGACACCTGTACAGAGAAAACTGCACTTCTATGTCAAATTCCAGGTGGTAGAGGAGGTAAATTTAAACTGCCAACTTTAACAGAGTTACACAAACATTTATTTGGAATCGATTTTGCAGAAGCACATAATGCAACTGCAGATGTTGAGGCTACAACTCGTTGTTTTTTAGAATTAATTCGAATTAGGGAATTTACTAAAGAACAATTAGATGTAGATACAGATTATTTTAAAAACTTTTCTGAAGCAAATCCAAAACCGATTCAATTAATTGGTTTAAAACACATCAACCTAAAAAAAGAGAGCGATAAAATTCGTAAGCGTCTAGAAAAATTAAAAGACACTAAAGAAACCATATCAACCTCTGAAGGTTTAGCTGAACTTAAAGATGTACAGTTTGCGCATTTACACAATCACACACAATTTTCTGTATTACAATCTACCATGCAAATTGGTAACATTGTAAAAGCAGCTGCTAAAGATAATATGCCTGCAGTTGCTATGACAGATACTGCAAACATGATGGCTTCTTTCCATTTTGTTAGTGCAGTATTAAATCATAACAAATCAGCAGAAACTCCAATGAAACCAATTATTGGTTGTGAATTTAATGTATGTGAAGACCATAAAAACAAATCTCAAAAAGACAATGGTTACCAAGTAGTTTTACTGGCTAAAAATAAAAAAGGCTACCATAATTTAGCTAAGATGTCTTCTATAGCCTTTGTTGATGGTTTTTATTATGTGCCAAGAATTGATAAAGAAATCATCAAAAAGTACAAAGATGATGTTATTGTTTTAACGGGTAACTTGTATGGAGAAGTACCAAGTAAAATTTTAAATCTTGGTGAAAAACAAGCTGAAGAAGCTTTGCTTTGGTGGAAAGAAGAATTTAAAGATGATTTTTACATTGAGTTGATGAGGCATAATCAACAAGATGAAAAAATTGTAAATGAAACCTTATTAAAATTTTCTAAAAAGCACAATGTAAAAATTGTTGCTACCAACAATACCTTTTATTTAGAGAAAAAAGATGCAAATGCACACGATATTTTATTGTGTGTGAAAGATGGTGAAAAGCAAGCTACACCAAAAGGTAAAGGTCGTGGTTATAGATATGGTTTACCTAATGAAGAATACTATTTTAAGTCTTCAGATGAAATGAAAACGCTTTTTGCAGATTTGCCAGAAGCTATTATTAATATTCAAGAAATTGTAGATAAGGTAGAAATATTCACGTTAGCTAGAGACGTTTTATTACCTGCATTTGATATTCCTGATGAATTTAAAGATGCAAAAGATGATGAAGATGGAGGAAAACGTGGAGAAAATAATTTCTTAAAACACTTAACTTTTGAGGGTGCCAAGATTAGATATGGAGAAATTACTCAAGAAATTAAAGAACGTTTAGATTTTGAGTTAGAAGTAATTGAAAAAACAGGGTATCCCGGTTATTTTTTAATTGTAGAAGATTTTATTCGGGAAGCCAGAAAAATGGACGTTGCTGTTGGTCCAGGTCGTGGTTCTGCAGCTGGTTCTGTGGTTGCCTATTGTCTTTGGATTACAAATATAGATCCTATTAAATACGATTTACTTTTTGAGCGTTTTTTAAATCCTGAGCGTGTTTCCATGCCCGATATTGATATTGATTTTGATGATGAAGGTCGAGGTCGAGTTATGGATTACGTAATTGATAAATATGGTGCAAATCAAGTTGCACAAATTATCACTTATGGAACAATGGCTGCAAAATCATCTATTAGAGATACAGCCAGAGTTTTAGATTTACCACTTTTTGAAGCAGATAGAATTGCCAAACTTATACCTGGAATTAAACTAAAAAACATTTTTGGTGATGATCCAAAAAGTAAAGGAAAAGTTGATGGCTTACGTGCAGAAGAAAAACAATTAGTAGAAGAACTAAGAAACATGTCTTTTGGGTCAGACCTTGTTTCAGAAACCATTAACAAAGCCACAATTTTAGAAGGTTCTGTAAGAAACACAGGTATACATGCTTGTGGTGTAATTATTACTCCTGGTGATATTACCAATTACGTTCCTGTTGCTTTAGCAAAGGACTCTGATATGTATGTTACTCAATTTGACAACTCTGTAGTAGAATCTGCAGGTTTGTTAAAAATGGATTTCTTAGGATTAAAAACACTGACTTTAATTAAGGACACTGTAAAAATTGTAAAGGCAAAACATGATGTAGATTTAGATCCTGAGAATTTTCCTTTAGATGATGAAAAAACCTATGAATTATTCCAAAGAGGAGAAACTGTAGGTATTTTTCAATATGAATCTCCAGGAATGCAAAAACACATGCGTTCTTTAAAACCAACTGTTTTTGCAGATTTAATTGCAATGAATGCTTTGTACAGACCTGGACCAATGGAATATATTCCGAGTTTTATTAACAGAAAACACGGAACAGAAGATATTGAGTACGATTTACCAGCAATGGAAGAGTATTTGGCAGAAACTTACGGAATTACAGTTTACCAAGAGCAGGTAATGTTACTCTCGCAAAAACTGGCAGATTTTACCAAAGGTGAAGCCGATGTTTTACGTAAAGCAATGGGTAAAAAGCAAATTGCGGTTCTTGATAAAATGAAACCAAAATTCATTGAGCAAGCAGGTAAAAATGGTCATGATGAAGAAAAGCTAGAAAAAATCTGGAAAGATTGGGAAGCCTTTGCGAGTTACGCTTTTAACAAATCTCACTCTACTTGTTATGCTTGGATTGCCTATCAAACTGCTTATTTAAAAGCACATTATCCTGCAGAATATATGGCTTCTGTACTTTCTAATAATATGAAAGATATTAAAGCTGTTTCTTTCTTTATGGAAGAATGTAAACGAATGGGATTAGAGGTTTTAGGGCCAGATATTAATGAATCTTATTTAAAATTTTCGGTAAATCAAGAAGGTGCTGTTCGTTTTGGAATGGCTGCTGTTAAAGGTGTTGGTGCTGCAGCTGTAAGAGCTATTATTGCAGAACGTAAAGAAAATGGTAATTACACTTCTATTTTTGATTTAGCAAAACGTGTAGATTTAAGAGCTGCCAATAAAAAATCTTTTGATAGTTTAATTAAAGCAGGTGCTTTTGATTCTTTTTCTGATACACACAGAGCTCAATATTTTGCTACTGATGAAAAAGGGATTACCTTTTTAGAACGTGCCATGAAATTTGGTAGTAAATACCAAGAAAATGAGAATTCTGCACAGGTTTCTATGTTTGGTGAGACCTCTACAGTTCAGTTTCCTGAACCAGATATTCCTGAATGTGAAACTTGGGGAACCATGGAGCTTTTATCTCAAGAAAAAGAAGTCATTGGTATTTATATTTCTGCACATCCTTTAGATGATTTTAAAAACGAAATGATTTTTTGTAATGCTTCTTTAAAATATTTTAAAGGAGATTTAGCAAAATACGTGGGTATGAATTTATCTTTTGCAGGTATTATTACAGAAGTACAACACAGAGTTTCTAAAGCAGGTAAAGGTTGGGCTTCTTTCTTTATAGAAGATTATGGAGATAGTAATGAATTTCGTGTTTTTGGAGAGGATTATCTTAAGTTCAAACATTTTCTAGTACCTAATTCTTTCTTATTTGTGCGTGCAACAATTCAGGCTGGATGGACAAACAAAGAAGGTGTGCAAGGTGAGCCAAGAATTAAGTTTACCGAGTTTAAATTATTGCATGACATTATGGATACACTTTGTAAAAAAATTACCATTAAAATGTCTGTAGATGATGTAAATGAAGAAAGTATTTTAAACCTAGAAAGTATTTTAAGAAATGTAAATGGAACTCAAAGTTTGAACTTTACAATTTGGGATGCAAAAGAGAAAATAGAACTAAGTTTACCTAGTAGAAATACAAAAATTAAAATTTCATCAGAACTTTTGGCAACCTTAGATAAACAACAAATAAATTATAAATTGAATTAA